The genomic window ACGCCGCTGTTCGCCCCGGGAATCACGCCGCTGTCGGCGACGGCCCAGCGCACCGACACCGACCCGGACGGGCCGGTCCTTCCGGTGACGGCCGGTGCCGACTTCGTCACGAACGTGGCGCTCGGCGCCGCGGACGCGCCGCACGTCTACACGATCACGTGGCTCGTCGACATCACCGGCACGTTCGAGCCCGACACCGCAGCCTGCGATGGCGAGGGATCAGGGTTCTTCAACACCGCGCTGCTGTCGATCGGCGAGATGGAGATCCCGGGCGACGCGTGCATCCCCGTCGAGGACGCCGTCTATCCGGTGCCGGCCAAGACGGTGACGTCGACGACGCAGGACCCGGAGACGGGTGACTGGACGATCGTCTACGACATCGACGTGACGCTGGCGCCGGAAGGCCCCGAGAATCCCGAGGGGCTGTCGGCCGAGTACGACCTGACCGACACGCTCGAGTTCGGCGGCGACATCGAGATCGGGAGCGCCTCGTGGGAGTTCGAGGGCACCTCGAACGACTTCGCCGGACCGAACGATCCGGCCACGCTCGCGAACGACCGGACGATCGACGCGGGGGAGACCCACACCTACACGGTCACCGTCGTGGCGGCGGTCACCGAGCAGGCGATCGACGACGGCACGACCGAGTGCCCGTCGGGCGAGGAGACGGCGGGCGGGTTCCTCAACACCGCGCTGCTGACCTCGGGTCAGCAGGAGACCCCGGTCGACGCCTGCGCCGAGCCGGTGTTCCCCGAGATCGAGAAGCACGGCGGCGTGACCATCGACAACGGCGACGGGACGTTCGACATCGAGTACTTCGTCACCGTCACCTACCCGGAGTCGGACCTGGAACCCCTTCCCGAGTCGGTGGCCTACGACCTGACCGACGCTCCGGTGCTGCCGGCAGGCGTCGAGCTGGACGGCGACTGGACCGCAGAAGCCGCCGACGATGCGACGCCGGACCCGACCGACCCGACCTGGGACGGCACCGGAACGTGGACCGTCGTCGACGACGGCGAGCTCACGCCCGAGGACGACGTGCACACCTACCGGGTGTTCGCGACGGTCGCGGTCACCGCGCCGCCGACCGGCGAGCCGCAGACCTGCGACGAGACCGAGGGCCAGGGCATCGTGATCCTCAATGTCGGCACGGTCACCTCCGGTGACTACGTGGCGGATGACGACGGCTGCCAGATCGTCCACTTCGACGACGTGGGCATCGAGAAGACCGCGGTGCTCGCCGAGGGCGAGGAGTCGGTGGAGCCGGGCGACGAGTACAGCTACGAGCTGACCGTCACCAACTACGGCACGCGCCCCGCGGTCAATGTCCGCGTGACCGATGACGACCTCAACGACCGGCTCGACATCCTCGGGCTCACCGTGTCGCCCGCCGAGGTCACCTGGCACACCGCACCCGGCTGGACCGAGAACGGCGCGGACCAGACGAACGACGTGGTCGACCTCACCCTCGATGTGCTGGGCGTCGGCGAGTCGGCCGTGATCACCATCGACGTGGAATTCCTGGCCTACGAGCAGGAGCCGGTGCTCTACGACCACGACGGCGACCCCGAGACCCCCGAAATCGAGGGCCTCCCGCCGCTGGTCGGCGACGAGGGGCTGCCCGAGATCCCCGAGCCGATCGACGTGCTCGAGAACACGGCGTGCGTCTCTCTCGAGGGAGCGGACCCGCAGTTCGCCGCCCTCGCGGAAGCCGTGGCACTCGCAGGCGACGGCAACCCCGAGAACGACTGCGACTCGGCCGAAGTGCCGGCCCGCGACGTCGTCGCTCTCGTCTACACGCGCTGCGTGAACGATGCGCCGTTCCTCGGGTGGGCGGTCACCCGGTCGGCTCTCCTGCAGAACACGCCGATCGACTTCCGGTGGGAGCCGAACAACGCGGACGTGACGCCCGAGACGACGCCGCCGTTCGTGGCCGATCAGTTCACCGGCACGGGTGTCTGGGCGGAGGAGATCTCCTGGCCGGGCTCGGTGTTCACACCGCCGCCGTCGAGCATCTCGATCGACTATCCCGGATGGCGTGCCATCGAGGCATCCGACATCGTCCCGGGCTCGATCCCGACGCAGTACTACCTGCCCGGCACCGCCGTCGTGATGACACCGGCGCAGCAGGCGGACTACGTGTTCAACGGGTTGATCCTCGACCCGAGCGAGCTCGACTTCGCCTGGCGCGGTGTCACCGACATCACGTTCACCGTGAATCCGACGCTCGAGTTCTCGACGGCGTACCCGCCGGCGACACCCGCCTGCTTCGTCGCCCGCCACACCGAGCTCGAGGTGGAGAAGACGGCGAGCGTCGAGCGGACGGAGCCGGGCGCGTCGTTCAGCTACACGCTGGACGTGGCGAACGTGAGCGAAGACTCGGCCGCCGAGGGCGTGGTCGTGACCGACGCCATCCCGGCCGACGTCAAGATCACCCAGGTGAACTGGACGGGCAAGGGCGACGCCGACGTGTTCCCGAACTGGCAGTCCTGCGAGGTGACGGGCCAGAACAGCGCCGGCTACGGCGGCACGCTCGAGTGCGTGCTGTACGGTCCGCTGCAGCCGATCAACTCCGACAACGGCGGCGCGTCCGTCGCTCCGAGGATCACTCTGTCGGCCACGGTGAACCCGCAGTCGAGCGCGAACACGATCACGAACGTCGCGGTCGTGGACTACTACACGTTCGGCGACCCGGACGATCCGGGCCGGGACTCCGACGACGCGACCATCCTCCTGTCGACGCTGCCGGCCACGGGCGGCGGCCCCCTGGTGCCGCTGCTGATGCTCGGCTTCCTGGCGCTGCTCGCCGGCGTCACGGCCGTGGTCGTGACACGGCGCCGGCGCGGAGAGATCAAGCCCACCCTGTGATCCTCTGGAGAGGGCGGGCGTCCCAAGGGCCCGCCCTCTCCTCAGGATCGGGCGCGCCCGCCCGCGCAGTCAGAGAGCAGAGGCGATGACCGCTCGCAGCCGGCTGCCGAACGCGTCGGGGGAGAACCGCGCCGCATTCCCCTGGACCGCGGCCGGATTCCAGTCATCCGGGAAGGCGCCGACCGCTCGGGTGATCGCCTCCACGGACTCGTTCTCGATGAACGCGCCGGAGACCCCCTCCTCGGTGGAATCCAGGAACCCGCCCGCTCGCAGCAGAAGGGCAGGCGTGCCCAAGGCCCCCGCCTCGACCGGGGTCAGCCCGAAGTCCTCTCGCGAGACCGAGATCAGCGCGCGGGAGCCGGCGTACAGCCACCGCAACTGAGAGTCCGAGACCTGCCCCACCGCGACCACATTCGCAGGCAGATCGGATGCCGCAGGCATGCCGACGATGACGAGCCGCTGCCGCGGCATCCCTGCGAACGCGGCGATGAGTCGCTGCGTCCCCTTGTAGCCGCGCGCGCGGCTCACCGTGAGAAACGCGCCCGGCGACACGCCCGCAACCGGCTCCTGCGGTCCGCCGACGTCGATCGTCACGGGCGGGTGGATCACCTCGGCGTCGATGCCGTAGACCCGGTGCACCCGCGCCGCCACCGACGTCGAGTTCGCGATGTAGACGTCGGCCGTCGCAGCAGCGCGCTGGTCCCACCGTCGCAGCGACGGCGAGAGCCCCTGCAGGGCCAGGCGGACCGCAGGCGGATGCCCCTGCACGTAATCGTCGCGCTGATACAGCCACCGCGCGGGGTTGTGGCAGTAGACCACTTTCAGCGTGCCGGCCGTGGTCCGGACGCCGTGGGCCCAGCCTGACGAACTGCAGACGACCACATCGGCACTGATCGGGGGGAGGCGCGACCATGCGCCTGCCAGGAACGGCAGCGCACGCCGCATGTCCCCGTTCAGGCGATGCAGCGCGCGGGACCGGCTCTCATGCACCTCGAAGCCTGCGAAGCCGTCGAAAGTGCGTTCCGGTGCGTACACCGAGGTCACCACGTCGCGTGCGGCGAACGTGCGCGCGACCTCGAGTGCGACGCGCTCGGCACCGCCGCGCTGCGTCAGATAGTCGTGCGCGACGACGGCGTCGAGCGCGCGTGCGGATGAAGCTGACACGGCGTCAGTAGGCGGTGTCACCCGGCCGGAAGACGGCCTTCACGGTGCGGAGCAGGATCGCCAGGTCACCGATGAGCGAGTAGTTCTCGATGTACGAGAGATCGAGGCGGACGCTGTCTTCCCAAGAGAGGCTGGAGCGCCCGCTCACCTGCCAGATGCCCGTGATGCCCGGCTTCATGAGGAAGCGGCGGTGCACGTGGTCGTGATACTGATCCACCTCCTGGCGCAGCGGCGGGCGGGGGCCGACCAGCGACATGTTGCCCGTGAGGACGTTGACCAGCTGCGGCAGCTCATCGAGGCTGTGGCGACGCATGAAGCGTCCGATCGCCGTGACACGCGGATCCTCGCGCAGCTTGAAGAGCACCTCGTTGCCGATGCCGGTCGTGCCCGCGGCGGGGAGGGCGACCAGGCGGGCCTCGGCATCGTCGACCATGGTGCGGAACTTGAGCATGTGGAAGGTGCGGCCGTGCAGGCCCACGCGCTCCTGCCGGAAAAGGGCAGGTCCAGGGCTCGATGCGCGTACGAGAAGCGCCAGCGCCAGCAGCAGAGGCGAGAGCAGGAGCAGCCCGAGCGCCGCGCCGACCGCGTCGCTTGCCCGCTTTATGATGCGCTGGCCGGCGCTGAGTCGCGGGATCTCGACGTGGATCAGTGGCAGGCCTGCCACCGGCACCGCATGGATCCGCGGGCCGGCGACATCCACGATGCCGGGAGCGAGGACGAGGTGCTGCTGGCCTGACTCGAGGTTCCACGAGATGCGCTTGACCTTGGCCGGCGGCAGATCGTCCGTGCTGGTCACGCCCACCGTGTCGGCGGCCGATGTCTCGAGCGCCCACTCGACGTCGTCGACGTTGCCGAGGATAGGGATGTCGGTGCCCTCGAGGTGGGAGCCGGCGACTCCGCCGGGCACGCAGGCGCCGACCACCGTGTAGCCCGCGTCGGGGGTGCGCATCAGCTCACGGCTGAGATCGGCGACGGAGCGCTCCGAGCCGACGAGCAGGGTCCGGGCGGTGAAACGACCCGCACGCCGCTCTCGCAGGAGCCAGCCCCGCCACAGAACCCGGGAGCCCAGAAGGAGCGCGAGGCCCAGCGGAAGCGACACCAGCAGGTACCCCCGTGCGACGTCCACCCGGAGCACGAAGGCGATGATCGCCACGAGACCGAACACTCGCAGACTGGCGTCGGCGACACGGCGGTACTCCGGGATGCCCGACCCCAAGACGCGAGCCGTGCGGGAGTCGTTGAGGGCCAGTGCCCACATCCAGGTCGTGACCAGGACGAGACCCATCGCGGTGTAGGAGAACGGTGAGACGGTGCTCTCGGGTCGGATGACAACG from Microbacterium sp. ProA8 includes these protein-coding regions:
- a CDS encoding glycosyltransferase: MSASSARALDAVVAHDYLTQRGGAERVALEVARTFAARDVVTSVYAPERTFDGFAGFEVHESRSRALHRLNGDMRRALPFLAGAWSRLPPISADVVVCSSSGWAHGVRTTAGTLKVVYCHNPARWLYQRDDYVQGHPPAVRLALQGLSPSLRRWDQRAAATADVYIANSTSVAARVHRVYGIDAEVIHPPVTIDVGGPQEPVAGVSPGAFLTVSRARGYKGTQRLIAAFAGMPRQRLVIVGMPAASDLPANVVAVGQVSDSQLRWLYAGSRALISVSREDFGLTPVEAGALGTPALLLRAGGFLDSTEEGVSGAFIENESVEAITRAVGAFPDDWNPAAVQGNAARFSPDAFGSRLRAVIASAL
- a CDS encoding sugar transferase gives rise to the protein MAASLGYGSLSISARDTALANARTPDWRRRLGRRIWLTDLIAATLAVFGAQLVWFEGFSETVVIRPESTVSPFSYTAMGLVLVTTWMWALALNDSRTARVLGSGIPEYRRVADASLRVFGLVAIIAFVLRVDVARGYLLVSLPLGLALLLGSRVLWRGWLLRERRAGRFTARTLLVGSERSVADLSRELMRTPDAGYTVVGACVPGGVAGSHLEGTDIPILGNVDDVEWALETSAADTVGVTSTDDLPPAKVKRISWNLESGQQHLVLAPGIVDVAGPRIHAVPVAGLPLIHVEIPRLSAGQRIIKRASDAVGAALGLLLLSPLLLALALLVRASSPGPALFRQERVGLHGRTFHMLKFRTMVDDAEARLVALPAAGTTGIGNEVLFKLREDPRVTAIGRFMRRHSLDELPQLVNVLTGNMSLVGPRPPLRQEVDQYHDHVHRRFLMKPGITGIWQVSGRSSLSWEDSVRLDLSYIENYSLIGDLAILLRTVKAVFRPGDTAY